In Methylovirgula sp., a single genomic region encodes these proteins:
- the greB gene encoding transcription elongation factor GreB — MSKAFTKEDDTEVELDDELPDLPGGVTNYMTPEGLQRLRDEFRNLQQDERPKIVETVSWAAGNGDRSENGDYIYGKKRLREIDRRMRFLLKRIESAEIVDPRKQTDKTRAFFGATVTYLNAAGEEKMVRIVGIDEARSEFNEISWISPVARALLKAEAGDEVEVRTPKGIERLEVVKIAY, encoded by the coding sequence ATGAGCAAAGCCTTCACCAAGGAAGACGACACCGAAGTCGAACTCGACGACGAACTCCCCGATTTGCCGGGTGGCGTTACCAATTACATGACCCCGGAAGGACTCCAGCGGCTGCGCGACGAGTTCCGCAATTTGCAGCAGGACGAGCGGCCGAAGATTGTCGAAACTGTATCCTGGGCGGCCGGCAACGGTGACCGATCAGAGAACGGCGATTACATCTACGGCAAGAAGCGGCTGCGGGAGATCGACCGGCGGATGCGCTTTCTGCTCAAGCGTATCGAGAGTGCCGAAATCGTCGATCCCCGGAAGCAGACCGACAAGACTCGCGCCTTTTTCGGTGCGACCGTGACCTATCTGAACGCCGCGGGTGAAGAGAAGATGGTCCGCATCGTCGGCATCGACGAGGCGCGCTCGGAATTCAACGAGATCAGTTGGATTTCGCCTGTCGCGCGGGCGTTGCTGAAGGCCGAAGCTGGCGATGAAGTCGAGGTTCGCACGCCCAAAGGCATCGAGCGGCTCGAGGTCGTAAAGATCGCCTATTAA
- a CDS encoding fumarate hydratase — protein sequence MTFHYAPIFPATRDETPYRKLTDKHVRIEKFGARDMLVVEPEALRLLAEAAMIDINHLLRPGHLAQLAKILDDPEATPNDKFVAYDLLKNANIAAGGVLPMCQDTGTAIVMGKKGRLVFTEGGDEAALAEGIWNAYEKKNLRYSQLAPLSMFEETNTKTNLPAQIEIYSDGEDAYKFLFMAKGGGSANKTFLYQGTPSLLTHDRMIAFLKEKILTLGTSACPPYHLAIVIGGTSAEINLKTVKLASTRYYDTLPPVGSTDARAFRDRELEEEIFALTQNLGIGAQFGGKYFCHDVRVIRLPRHGASLPIGLGVSCSADRQALGKITKDGVFLEELEHDPAKYLPAVAKEDLSGDVVHIDLAQPMPEILATLSKYPIRTRLSLSGPMIVARDLAHAKLREKLERGEPLPDYFKNHPVYYAGPAKTPTGYASGSFGPTTAGRMDSYVDQFQAAGGSMVMLAKGNRSSQVREACAKHHGFYLGSIGGAAAQLAQDCITKVEVLAHPELGMEAIWRIEVKDFPAFIVIDDKGNDFFKELNLG from the coding sequence ATGACGTTTCACTATGCCCCGATCTTTCCCGCCACCAGGGACGAGACGCCCTACCGTAAATTGACCGACAAGCACGTGCGCATCGAAAAATTCGGCGCGCGCGACATGCTCGTCGTCGAGCCGGAGGCACTGCGACTTCTTGCTGAAGCGGCGATGATCGACATCAATCATCTGCTGCGCCCGGGCCATCTCGCGCAGCTTGCGAAAATCCTCGACGATCCCGAGGCGACGCCCAACGACAAATTCGTCGCTTATGATTTGCTCAAGAACGCCAACATCGCCGCCGGCGGCGTTTTGCCGATGTGTCAGGATACCGGCACCGCTATCGTAATGGGTAAGAAGGGTCGTCTTGTCTTCACCGAAGGCGGCGACGAGGCGGCGCTCGCCGAAGGCATCTGGAACGCTTACGAGAAAAAGAACCTGCGCTATTCGCAGCTCGCGCCGCTCTCGATGTTCGAGGAGACGAATACCAAGACCAATCTGCCGGCGCAGATCGAAATCTATAGCGACGGCGAGGACGCCTATAAGTTCTTGTTCATGGCAAAGGGCGGCGGCTCCGCCAACAAGACCTTTTTATATCAAGGCACGCCATCGCTGCTGACGCACGACCGGATGATCGCATTTCTGAAAGAGAAGATTCTCACGCTCGGCACGTCGGCCTGCCCGCCGTATCATCTCGCGATCGTCATCGGTGGCACATCGGCCGAGATCAACCTGAAGACAGTCAAGCTCGCATCGACGCGCTACTACGATACGCTGCCGCCAGTGGGCAGCACCGACGCGCGTGCGTTCCGCGACCGCGAGCTTGAGGAAGAAATTTTCGCACTCACCCAAAATCTCGGCATCGGAGCGCAATTCGGCGGCAAATATTTCTGTCACGACGTTCGCGTGATTCGTCTGCCGCGGCATGGCGCTTCGCTGCCGATCGGGCTTGGCGTCTCATGTTCCGCCGATCGCCAGGCGCTCGGCAAAATCACCAAGGACGGCGTGTTTCTCGAAGAGCTCGAACACGATCCGGCGAAATATCTGCCGGCTGTCGCAAAGGAAGATTTGAGCGGCGATGTCGTCCATATCGACCTCGCCCAGCCGATGCCGGAAATTCTCGCGACGTTGTCAAAATATCCAATCCGCACCCGACTTTCTCTCAGCGGACCGATGATCGTCGCGCGCGATCTCGCCCACGCGAAGCTCCGCGAGAAGCTCGAACGCGGTGAGCCGCTGCCGGATTATTTCAAAAATCACCCGGTCTATTACGCCGGTCCGGCGAAGACGCCGACGGGATATGCATCCGGCTCCTTCGGACCCACGACCGCGGGACGAATGGATTCCTACGTCGATCAATTTCAGGCCGCCGGCGGCTCGATGGTCATGCTGGCAAAGGGCAATCGCTCGTCGCAAGTACGCGAGGCGTGTGCGAAACATCACGGCTTCTACCTTGGTTCGATCGGCGGAGCGGCTGCGCAACTTGCGCAGGATTGCATCACCAAGGTAGAGGTTCTTGCGCATCCCGAACTTGGGATGGAAGCGATCTGGCGCATTGAGGTCAAAGATTTCCCCGCGTTCATCGTCATTGATGACAAGGGGAATGATTTCTTCAAGGAACTAAACCTGGGCTGA
- a CDS encoding dienelactone hydrolase family protein, with translation MAPSLDGPRLAPKGHAKQLVVFLHGYGADGNDLIAIGEQWRDFLPGTAFAAPHAPQPCAQAPVGRQWFPLSLRDESELWPGVNGAQPGLDQFLDAELARYGLGDDRLALVGFSQGTMLALHVGLRRKRAPAAILGYSGLLAGPEHLASAQAKDAKDERSPILLAHGDQDDVIPVEAMFIAAEQLAEADIPVQWHLAPGLGHGIDGSGLLHGGLFLAKSFGLKLELPPGPIPR, from the coding sequence ATGGCTCCCAGTCTCGACGGTCCTCGCCTCGCGCCAAAAGGCCACGCCAAACAACTTGTCGTTTTCCTCCATGGCTACGGCGCCGACGGCAACGATCTCATCGCAATCGGCGAACAATGGCGGGACTTTTTGCCGGGGACAGCTTTTGCCGCGCCCCATGCACCGCAGCCCTGCGCGCAGGCGCCGGTCGGGCGGCAATGGTTTCCATTAAGCTTGCGCGACGAAAGCGAACTTTGGCCGGGCGTCAACGGCGCGCAGCCGGGGCTCGATCAATTTCTCGATGCGGAACTCGCCCGCTACGGCCTGGGCGACGACCGGCTTGCCCTCGTCGGCTTCAGCCAGGGGACGATGCTGGCACTGCATGTGGGCTTGCGACGCAAACGCGCCCCCGCGGCCATTCTCGGCTATTCCGGCCTTCTCGCCGGGCCGGAGCATCTGGCGAGTGCGCAGGCCAAGGATGCCAAGGACGAGCGCTCGCCAATCCTTCTCGCGCATGGCGATCAGGACGATGTGATCCCGGTCGAGGCGATGTTCATCGCGGCGGAGCAACTGGCTGAGGCGGATATCCCGGTGCAATGGCATCTGGCGCCGGGTCTGGGCCACGGCATTGATGGCAGCGGCCTGCTGCATGGCGGATTGTTTCTGGCGAAATCGTTCGGGCTTAAACTGGAGCTTCCGCCGGGCCCAATACCGCGCTAG
- the phaR gene encoding polyhydroxyalkanoate synthesis repressor PhaR: MANDKQPTTIKKYANRRLYNTGTSAYVTLEDLAEMLKKGEDFVVYDAKTGEEITRSVLTQIIFEQEGKNGQSLLPIAFLRQLIRFYGDSMQMLVPSYLEFTIDKLTTDHHKFREQFETALGVSPLTVPTRQMFGSLEEQTRKNMALFNQALTMFTPFGAAKRTSEAEASEATEDSGKADLDNMKRQLDELQKRLEQLVPKE; this comes from the coding sequence ATGGCTAATGACAAGCAGCCCACCACAATTAAGAAATACGCCAATCGGCGCCTCTACAATACCGGTACCAGCGCCTATGTGACGCTCGAAGACCTTGCCGAGATGTTGAAGAAAGGCGAGGACTTCGTTGTCTATGACGCGAAGACCGGCGAGGAAATTACCCGTTCGGTTTTGACGCAGATCATTTTCGAGCAGGAAGGCAAGAACGGCCAGAGCCTGTTGCCCATCGCCTTTTTGCGCCAGCTCATCCGCTTCTATGGCGACTCTATGCAAATGCTGGTGCCGAGCTATCTCGAATTCACGATCGACAAGCTCACGACGGATCACCACAAGTTCCGCGAACAATTCGAGACCGCGCTTGGCGTTTCGCCACTCACCGTGCCAACCCGCCAGATGTTCGGTTCGCTCGAAGAACAGACGCGCAAGAACATGGCGCTGTTCAATCAGGCGCTGACTATGTTCACGCCTTTTGGCGCCGCAAAGCGCACCTCCGAAGCGGAAGCTTCCGAGGCAACGGAAGATAGCGGCAAGGCCGATCTCGACAATATGAAGCGTCAACTCGACGAATTGCAGAAGCGGCTCGAGCAGCTCGTCCCGAAAGAATAA
- the mtgA gene encoding monofunctional biosynthetic peptidoglycan transglycosylase — MARNYRLSHIFGMALRWGVRIVSMLFLLLVGFIVANRFVDPISTIMLGRMVTGQTVTQKFVPLNRISENLRVAVVTSEDAHFCHHHGVDWGAMREVIHESGIDGPSRGASTITMQVAKNLFLWPGHSYIRKAFEIPLALVLDFVWPKRRILEIYLNIAEWGDDGIFGAEAASNAYFHEPAADLTLHQAALMAAVLPDPRDRDASDPDRRVLIHARIVETRAAAGETSVACFK, encoded by the coding sequence ATGGCCCGCAATTATCGGCTTTCCCACATATTCGGCATGGCACTCCGCTGGGGCGTCCGGATTGTTTCAATGCTTTTCCTGCTGCTCGTCGGCTTCATCGTCGCTAATCGCTTCGTTGATCCGATCTCGACCATCATGCTCGGCCGCATGGTGACGGGGCAAACGGTCACGCAGAAATTCGTGCCGCTCAATCGTATCTCCGAGAATTTACGCGTCGCGGTTGTCACCTCGGAAGACGCGCATTTCTGCCACCACCATGGCGTCGATTGGGGCGCCATGCGCGAAGTGATCCATGAAAGCGGCATCGACGGCCCGTCGCGCGGCGCCTCGACGATCACCATGCAGGTCGCCAAGAATCTCTTTCTCTGGCCGGGCCATTCTTATATCCGCAAGGCCTTCGAAATTCCGCTCGCGCTCGTGCTCGATTTCGTCTGGCCGAAGCGCCGCATCCTCGAAATCTACCTGAACATCGCCGAATGGGGCGACGATGGCATTTTCGGCGCCGAGGCGGCCTCCAATGCCTATTTCCACGAACCGGCTGCCGATCTGACGCTGCATCAGGCTGCGTTGATGGCCGCTGTCCTCCCCGATCCGCGTGACCGTGACGCGTCGGATCCAGACCGTCGCGTCCTGATCCATGCCCGTATTGTCGAAACGCGCGCCGCTGCCGGCGAAACCTCCGTCGCCTGTTTCAAGTGA
- a CDS encoding class I SAM-dependent methyltransferase: MSLDIVDLRSFYDSPLGKATERFVTQAIRTRFDTCVGQTVLGVGYAAPYLEMFRGDAVRVLAFMPAEQGVVNWPAPGPSASALIETGMMPLPDSCIDRVILIHALEIAEHPRELLGEIWRILTPGGRLLAIAPRRAGLWAQLDTTPFGNGQPFSRSQLRDLMRETLFSPTHWGEALYFAPFEGKIVLRSAPLFEKIGAKLSLPGAGIIFVDAMKQLYRPIGVRRTSHALQPLQPVLGTRPAGIAPG; the protein is encoded by the coding sequence ATGTCGCTCGATATCGTCGATCTGCGCAGTTTTTACGATTCGCCCCTGGGCAAGGCGACCGAGCGTTTTGTGACCCAGGCGATCCGGACCCGTTTCGACACTTGCGTCGGCCAGACGGTCCTCGGCGTCGGCTACGCCGCACCCTATCTGGAAATGTTTCGCGGCGACGCCGTGCGGGTGTTGGCCTTCATGCCCGCGGAGCAAGGCGTGGTGAACTGGCCTGCGCCCGGTCCCTCCGCCTCAGCCTTGATCGAGACCGGCATGATGCCGCTGCCCGATTCCTGCATCGATCGGGTGATCCTCATCCACGCCCTCGAAATCGCCGAACATCCGCGCGAACTACTGGGCGAAATCTGGCGGATTTTGACGCCGGGCGGCCGGCTGCTCGCCATCGCGCCGCGCCGCGCCGGACTTTGGGCGCAGCTCGACACAACCCCTTTCGGCAACGGCCAGCCTTTTTCGCGCAGCCAGCTCCGCGACCTGATGCGTGAGACGCTATTTTCGCCGACCCATTGGGGCGAGGCGCTCTATTTCGCCCCGTTCGAGGGCAAGATCGTCCTGCGCTCGGCGCCCCTCTTCGAGAAGATTGGCGCCAAGCTCTCACTGCCCGGCGCTGGCATCATTTTCGTCGATGCGATGAAGCAGCTTTACCGTCCGATAGGCGTCCGGCGGACGTCTCACGCTCTACAGCCTTTGCAGCCGGTGCTTGGCACAAGACCCGCCGGCATTGCGCCTGGGTGA
- the gloB gene encoding hydroxyacylglutathione hydrolase yields the protein MSLEIHQFLCLSDNLCVLLHDPATGATAAIDAPDAPPILAALATKGWVLSDILLTHHHADHIQGVPGLKAAFPDARISGPAREADRIGHLDQPLNDGDTVMIGVHPAKVLAVPGHTRGHIAYWFVDDRLLFAGDTLFAMGCGRPFEEPPSVLYRSLMKLAALPRETQIYCGHEYTLANARFALSVDPDNAALRARAEDVAGLRAEGRLTLPTRMDIELATNPFLRVGDPDIQQSLGLEGAPAEEAFALLREAKNRA from the coding sequence ATGAGTCTCGAAATCCATCAGTTCCTCTGCCTCAGCGACAATCTCTGCGTGCTTCTGCATGATCCGGCGACGGGGGCGACCGCAGCGATTGATGCGCCGGACGCGCCACCCATCCTCGCGGCGCTCGCGACAAAAGGCTGGGTTCTGTCCGACATTTTGTTGACGCATCATCACGCCGATCACATTCAGGGCGTGCCCGGCTTAAAGGCGGCTTTTCCAGATGCACGGATCAGCGGTCCGGCGCGCGAGGCCGACAGGATCGGCCACCTTGACCAGCCATTGAACGACGGCGACACCGTCATGATCGGTGTGCACCCGGCCAAGGTTCTGGCCGTGCCAGGCCATACGCGCGGCCATATCGCCTATTGGTTTGTCGACGATCGTTTGCTCTTCGCTGGCGACACTTTATTCGCGATGGGCTGCGGCCGGCCGTTCGAGGAACCGCCCTCAGTCCTCTATCGATCGCTGATGAAGCTGGCGGCCTTGCCGCGCGAGACGCAGATCTATTGCGGGCACGAATATACGCTGGCCAATGCCCGTTTTGCGCTTTCGGTCGATCCGGACAACGCGGCGTTGCGCGCACGTGCGGAAGATGTCGCCGGCCTGCGTGCCGAAGGGCGGCTCACGTTGCCGACGCGGATGGATATCGAACTCGCGACAAATCCGTTCTTACGCGTCGGCGATCCAGACATTCAGCAAAGCCTGGGACTTGAAGGCGCTCCCGCGGAAGAAGCGTTCGCGCTTCTCCGCGAAGCCAAGAACCGAGCCTGA
- the rpmF gene encoding 50S ribosomal protein L32 translates to MAVPKRKTSPMKRGFRRSADALKAPTYVEDKNSGELRRPHHIDLKTGMYRGRQVLKVKSAEE, encoded by the coding sequence ATGGCCGTTCCGAAGCGAAAAACCTCCCCGATGAAGCGCGGCTTCCGCCGCTCGGCCGATGCGCTGAAGGCGCCGACCTACGTTGAGGACAAGAATTCCGGCGAACTGCGCCGCCCGCATCATATCGACCTGAAGACCGGCATGTATCGCGGCCGTCAGGTGCTGAAGGTGAAGTCAGCGGAAGAATAA
- the gluQRS gene encoding tRNA glutamyl-Q(34) synthetase GluQRS: protein MTRSYISRIFRFAPSPNGYLHLGHGFSALLNREMARAAGGKLLLRIEDIDLERCRPEFEQAIYDDLAWLGLDWQQPVRRQSEHFDAYSEALTSLKKRGLVYPCFCSRADVVAAASEQADVKRDPDDSPLYPGTCRHLSPAERKRRLDAGQSATWRLDMAAALKEVRHAIDWREYDGGTEPRLVEAEPALWGDVVLARKDVPASYHIAVVVDDALQGITDVVRGEDLFTATGLHRLLQTLLDLPSPDYHHHELLRDAAGRKLSKSLRAKSLRALRQDGFTPSEIEAQLGLNERSFSFVP from the coding sequence ATGACACGATCCTATATTTCGCGCATATTTCGCTTCGCACCCTCGCCGAATGGCTATTTGCACCTCGGCCACGGCTTTTCAGCATTGCTCAATCGCGAAATGGCGCGCGCCGCCGGTGGCAAGCTCCTACTCCGGATCGAAGACATTGATCTCGAACGCTGCCGCCCGGAATTCGAGCAGGCAATCTATGATGATCTCGCCTGGCTCGGCCTCGACTGGCAGCAGCCGGTGCGCCGTCAATCCGAGCATTTCGACGCCTATAGCGAAGCTTTGACGAGTCTGAAGAAACGCGGGCTTGTCTATCCCTGTTTCTGCTCGCGTGCCGATGTGGTCGCGGCCGCATCGGAGCAGGCCGATGTGAAACGCGATCCGGACGATTCGCCGCTTTATCCCGGCACCTGCCGTCATCTTTCGCCGGCCGAACGCAAGCGGCGGCTCGACGCCGGACAATCCGCAACGTGGCGGCTCGACATGGCGGCCGCCCTGAAAGAGGTGCGGCACGCGATCGATTGGCGCGAATACGATGGCGGCACTGAGCCGCGCCTTGTCGAAGCAGAGCCCGCGCTTTGGGGTGACGTGGTGCTGGCGCGCAAGGACGTCCCCGCGAGCTATCATATCGCAGTCGTCGTCGACGATGCGCTCCAAGGCATCACCGATGTCGTGCGTGGCGAAGATCTCTTCACGGCGACCGGCTTACATCGGTTGCTGCAAACTCTGCTCGACTTGCCGTCTCCTGATTATCATCATCATGAACTTCTGCGCGACGCCGCGGGGCGCAAATTATCGAAAAGCCTGCGGGCCAAATCGTTGCGCGCGCTGCGTCAGGACGGCTTCACGCCTTCCGAGATCGAGGCCCAACTCGGCTTGAATGAGCGCAGCTTTTCTTTCGTGCCTTAG
- a CDS encoding DUF302 domain-containing protein produces MVSSNTSIEKVSVEHVTIRSNNTFAAVKANLEALLPRLDDGFRTLLRYGLVDRARQELEAAATLSIFGSRDHGVLLAIAGLKRQAIQYDIGNPLTASLMTRHNLSAGLYAPIRVLLLESPEGKATFEYDQPASTFGQFGDKSVDFVARKLDENLRDFLERAAS; encoded by the coding sequence ATGGTCAGTAGCAATACGTCCATCGAAAAAGTAAGCGTCGAACACGTCACAATCCGATCAAACAATACTTTTGCTGCTGTAAAAGCAAACCTTGAAGCGCTTCTTCCGCGCCTCGATGACGGCTTCCGGACGCTGCTCCGTTACGGCCTGGTTGATCGGGCACGACAAGAACTTGAAGCTGCGGCAACTCTCTCAATCTTTGGAAGCCGGGACCACGGCGTGCTTTTGGCAATCGCCGGATTAAAACGGCAGGCCATTCAATATGACATTGGAAATCCGCTGACTGCATCGTTGATGACTCGACACAATCTCTCTGCTGGTCTTTACGCGCCCATCCGGGTCCTGCTTCTGGAAAGTCCCGAAGGCAAAGCTACATTTGAGTACGATCAGCCAGCTTCGACATTTGGACAGTTTGGCGACAAAAGCGTCGATTTTGTCGCGCGGAAGCTCGACGAAAATCTGAGAGATTTCCTGGAGAGAGCCGCCAGCTAG
- the phbB gene encoding acetoacetyl-CoA reductase — protein sequence MARVAVVSGGTRGIGAAVSRALAKAGYRVASVYAGNDEAAAKFKSETGIPVYKWDVSDYEACAAGLANVGADLGPVEVLVNNAGITKDAMLHKMKPEQWYAVINTNLNSLFNMTRPVIEGMRERGFGRIVNISSINGQKGQMGQTNYAASKAGDIGFTKSLAQENAKKGITVNVIAPGYIATEMVKAIPKDVLEKTILPQIPVGRLGEVEDIARCVLFLVSEEAGFITGSTLSVNGGQLML from the coding sequence ATGGCGCGCGTGGCAGTGGTGAGCGGGGGCACTCGCGGGATCGGCGCGGCTGTGAGTCGGGCTTTGGCGAAAGCGGGGTATCGCGTCGCTTCGGTTTATGCCGGCAATGATGAAGCCGCCGCAAAGTTCAAAAGCGAAACCGGCATTCCCGTCTACAAATGGGATGTCTCGGATTACGAAGCTTGTGCCGCCGGTCTCGCCAATGTCGGGGCAGATCTTGGGCCGGTTGAAGTCCTCGTCAACAACGCCGGCATCACCAAGGACGCGATGCTTCACAAGATGAAGCCCGAGCAATGGTATGCCGTCATCAATACAAATTTGAACTCGCTGTTCAACATGACGCGGCCGGTGATCGAAGGCATGCGCGAGCGCGGCTTCGGCCGTATCGTCAATATTTCGTCGATCAACGGTCAGAAGGGGCAGATGGGTCAGACGAATTATGCGGCGTCAAAAGCCGGCGATATCGGCTTCACCAAATCGCTGGCGCAGGAGAATGCCAAGAAGGGCATCACCGTCAACGTCATCGCGCCGGGTTATATCGCCACCGAGATGGTGAAGGCGATTCCCAAAGACGTGTTGGAAAAGACAATCCTGCCGCAAATCCCAGTCGGCCGACTGGGCGAGGTCGAGGACATCGCGCGCTGCGTGCTCTTCCTGGTTTCGGAAGAGGCCGGTTTTATCACCGGCTCGACTTTAAGCGTCAACGGCGGTCAACTGATGCTCTGA
- a CDS encoding acetyl-CoA C-acetyltransferase, producing the protein MSREVVIVGAARTAVSAFNGAFAAIPAHQLGAVAISAALQRAKVDPSEVDEVILGQVLGAGEGQNPARQAAMKAGIPKEKTAFGLNQVCGSGLRAVALGLQQIANDDAKIIVAGGQESMSLSPHVAHLRAGTKMGDVKFIDSMIKDGLTDIFNNYHMGITAENVAAKWQISREDQDKFALGSQNKAEAAQKAGKFADEITPFTVSTRKGDIVIDSDEYIRAGTTLEALTKLKPAFSKDGTVTAGNASGLNDGAAALVLMSADEARSRGLTPLARIAAWATAGVDPSLMGSGPIPATRKALEKAGWKVKDLDLVEANEAFAAQALAVNKDIGWDPGIVNVNGGAIAIGHPIGASGARVLVTLLHELQRRGAHKGLATLCIGGGMGIALAVER; encoded by the coding sequence ATGTCTCGCGAGGTCGTCATCGTAGGAGCGGCACGGACCGCTGTGAGCGCTTTCAATGGTGCTTTTGCCGCGATTCCGGCGCATCAGCTCGGTGCGGTTGCCATCAGTGCTGCACTGCAGCGCGCCAAAGTCGACCCGTCCGAAGTCGATGAAGTCATCCTCGGTCAAGTTCTCGGCGCGGGCGAAGGACAGAACCCGGCGCGTCAGGCGGCGATGAAGGCCGGCATACCGAAAGAGAAGACAGCGTTCGGGCTCAACCAGGTTTGCGGTTCGGGTTTACGCGCCGTCGCGCTCGGCCTGCAGCAGATCGCCAATGACGATGCCAAGATTATCGTGGCCGGCGGTCAGGAAAGCATGTCGCTGTCGCCGCACGTCGCGCATCTGCGGGCCGGCACCAAGATGGGCGATGTGAAGTTCATTGATTCGATGATCAAGGACGGCCTCACCGACATCTTCAATAATTATCACATGGGTATTACCGCCGAGAATGTCGCCGCCAAGTGGCAGATCAGCCGGGAGGATCAGGACAAATTCGCGCTCGGTTCGCAGAACAAAGCCGAGGCTGCGCAGAAGGCGGGCAAATTCGCTGACGAAATCACACCCTTCACCGTCTCGACGCGCAAGGGCGACATCGTCATCGACAGCGACGAATATATCCGTGCGGGAACGACGCTTGAGGCGCTGACGAAACTGAAGCCCGCCTTTTCCAAGGACGGTACCGTCACCGCCGGCAATGCCTCGGGCCTCAATGACGGCGCTGCCGCGCTCGTTCTCATGAGTGCCGACGAGGCGCGCTCGCGCGGTCTCACGCCGCTGGCGCGTATCGCCGCCTGGGCGACCGCGGGCGTCGATCCGTCTCTGATGGGTTCGGGCCCGATCCCGGCGACGCGCAAGGCGCTCGAAAAAGCCGGCTGGAAGGTCAAGGATCTCGATCTCGTCGAGGCCAATGAAGCCTTTGCGGCGCAGGCGCTCGCCGTCAACAAGGACATCGGCTGGGATCCGGGTATCGTCAACGTCAACGGCGGCGCGATTGCCATCGGCCACCCGATCGGCGCGTCCGGCGCGCGGGTTCTCGTCACTCTCCTGCATGAGTTGCAGCGGCGCGGCGCGCATAAAGGCCTTGCGACGCTTTGCATCGGCGGCGGTATGGGCATTGCACTCGCGGTGGAACGCTAG
- a CDS encoding polyprenyl synthetase family protein, with the protein MLDRLLSGTPLPGENARPSRFLGAVRYACLNGGKRLRPFLLVETARLFGIESEGVLRAGAAVEMIHCYSLVHDDLPALDNDDLRRGRPTTHKAYDEATAILVGDALLTYAFDVTADPATDADPAIRAALVLALARAAGIGNMVGGQVMDLEAELSQAPHSPEHVIQVQAMKTGALLHYSVEAGAIFARADEKTRTALSRYGKALGAAFQVADDILDVEADEAALGKRAGKDADRNKATLVAAVGLDAARKRRDALAQEAISALDVFPAERAAVLKEAARFAVARKN; encoded by the coding sequence ATGCTTGACCGTCTCTTGTCCGGGACGCCGCTGCCCGGCGAAAACGCCCGTCCGTCGCGGTTTCTTGGCGCCGTGCGTTATGCGTGTCTCAACGGCGGCAAACGGCTGCGCCCGTTTCTGCTCGTCGAGACCGCGCGGCTTTTCGGCATCGAGAGCGAGGGTGTCCTGCGCGCTGGCGCGGCGGTGGAAATGATCCATTGCTACTCGCTGGTGCACGACGATCTGCCAGCGCTCGATAATGACGATCTGCGCCGCGGCCGCCCCACAACGCACAAAGCTTATGATGAGGCGACCGCCATTCTCGTCGGAGATGCGCTTCTCACTTACGCTTTCGACGTGACGGCGGATCCCGCGACGGATGCAGACCCCGCGATCCGCGCCGCGCTGGTTCTGGCGCTCGCGCGTGCCGCAGGCATCGGCAACATGGTCGGCGGTCAGGTAATGGACCTCGAAGCTGAGCTTTCACAAGCGCCGCACTCGCCGGAGCATGTCATTCAGGTTCAGGCGATGAAGACGGGGGCACTGTTGCATTATTCGGTCGAAGCTGGTGCGATCTTCGCCCGCGCCGACGAAAAGACACGAACGGCGCTATCACGTTATGGCAAGGCGCTGGGCGCGGCCTTTCAGGTTGCCGACGATATTCTCGATGTCGAGGCCGACGAAGCGGCGCTCGGCAAACGCGCCGGCAAGGACGCCGACCGCAACAAGGCGACGCTTGTTGCTGCGGTCGGGCTCGACGCAGCGCGCAAGCGTCGCGATGCTCTGGCGCAGGAGGCCATCAGCGCCCTCGATGTCTTCCCCGCGGAACGAGCCGCGGTTTTGAAAGAAGCGGCGCGTTTCGCCGTCGCGCGTAAAAATTGA